In Cololabis saira isolate AMF1-May2022 chromosome 10, fColSai1.1, whole genome shotgun sequence, a single window of DNA contains:
- the LOC133452344 gene encoding zinc finger BED domain-containing protein 5-like — MKRSTKLLSWLKSTKTDVQQETTRTEEEDVCEPSTSANSDASTSRPTTPATVTKKRQKTVRRYDENYIKFGFICSGTEEEPRPQCVLCGDLLSNESMKPSHLTRHLTTKHPALADKPVSFFLRKREGLKQSKSAIQSYGTPTSKAQEASYRASLQIARAGKPHTIGEELCLPLTKEITKIMCGEDAAKKLNFVPLSNDTVSRRITDMANDVKNTLIERVKKSRYFSIQLDETTDVADLAQLLIYVRYENDGAATEDLLFCQPLQTRTTADQIFQVLNEFMQENGLDWKRCVGVCTDGARAMTGRNSGVVARIREVDALDSLQHPS; from the coding sequence ATGAAGCGTTCAACAAAACTATTGTCGTGGCTTAAATCAACAAAAACAGATGTGCAACAGGAGACAACAAGAACCGAAGAGGAGGACGTGTGTGAGCCTAGCACAAGCGCGAACAGTGACGCCAGTACCAGCCGCCCCACAACACCTGCTACTGTTACCAAAAAACGACAAAAAACAGTAAGGAGATATGACGAGAACTACATCAAATTTGGATTTATTTGTAGCGGAACAGAGGAAGAGCCCAGACCGCAGTGTGTGCTGTGTGGTGACCTGCTGTCCAATGAATCAATGAAACCCTCGCATCTCACCCGGCATCTAACAACCAAACACCCGGCACTTGCGGACAaaccagtgagtttttttttacgaAAACGTGAAGGACTGAAGCAGTCAAAGTCCGCGATTCAGTCCTATGGTACACCCACAAGCAAAGCACAGGAAGCATCATATCGTGCCAGCCTCCAGATCGCCAGAGCCGGTAAGCCTCACACAATTGGAGAAGAGCTGTGTTTACCATTAACCAAAGAGATTACAAAGATCATGTGTGGAGAAGATGCTGCCAAGAAGTTAAACTTCGTGCCGCTTTCAAACGACACAGTATCAAGAAGAATAACAGACATGGCCAACGATGTTAAAAACACACTGATTGAACGCGTTAAAAAAAGCCGATATTTTTCCATACAGCTTGATGAGACAACAGACGTCGCAGATTTAGCACAATTATTGATTTACGTGCGATATGAAAATGACGGTGCAGCTACGGaggatttgttgttttgtcAACCACTTCAGACCAGAACTACAGCAGACCAAATATTCCAAGTACTAAATGAGTTTATGCAAGAGAACGGACTGGACTGGAAaaggtgtgtgggtgtgtgtacgGATGGAGCAAGAGCAATGACTGGCCGTAATAGCGGGGTAGTGGCCCGCATCCGAGAGGTGGATGCGCTGGACTCACTGCAGCATCCATCGTGA